In Buchnera aphidicola (Chaetogeoica yunlongensis), the genomic stretch TAATATTTAGCCTGAACATTCCCTCTCCATACAGCAAATATAAATCCTAAAAAATACATAAAACCATACCAACGTATTGAAATAGAAAACACAGAAAAAATAATAGGATTGATATGAGGAAAACTAATATAAGTATTATACATAAAGCATCATCTTAATTTTAATACACTTTATTAATATAAATTTACTGTTAAAAATTGTTGATTTGAACATTAAAATACAATACAAAACTTTAAAATATATTAATTTTATAAAATATTGATTAAATATTTTATTTTAAATATTAAATATAAAATTACTATTAAAATTTTAAATTTTTATTTCACATTTAAAATATTAGATTAATTTTTAGAAAAATAAAAAAAAATATTAATAAAATTATTTCTAAAATTAAAAAATTAACAAGAATTTATTTCTAGTTCTAATAATTCTTCTATTGTTTGACGTCTTCTAATTACACGAAATTTATTATTTTTAAATAATATTTCAGGAATTAACGGGCGACTATTATAAATTGAAGACATAGATGCCCCATATGCACCAACATCATGAAATATTAAATAATCTCCCAATTTAACATTAGGTAATTTCCTAGTTTCTATATCACCATATTCATTTTGAGTAAAAACATCACCAGATTCACACAAAGGACCGCCAACTACTACATCCGTAGTATCATTTTCATCAAGAAATCTACCATCTTTTGGAATGACAGATATATAGTGATAACTTCCATACATCACTGGTCTCATTAAATCATTAAAACCAGCATCAATTAAAATAAAAGTCTTAGTGCTAGTTTTTTTTATTGCATATACTGTAGATACTAATATTCCTGATTCTGCTACCAAAAATCTTCCTGGTTCAATTTCTAATTTAATTGATCTATTTAAGTAATTAGAAATCAATTTACGAGAATTATCCCAAATCTTAAAATATTTTTTAATGTCTATCGATGCATCATTACAGCGATAAGGAATCATTAAACCACCTCCAGCAGAAATAGAACGTATGTTTAAATTAAATTTTAAAACATAATTTACCATCGTTTTACATGCTTTTTCTAAATAAATATAATCTACTCCAGAACCAATATGCATGTGCAAGCCACATAACTTAAGAGAATATTTCTTAATATACGGCAATGCAGAACTGACATCCCAAATTCCATGCTTGCTATTTTCTCCACCTGTATTAGTTTTTTTACTATGTCCATGACCAAATTTAGGATTAATTCTTAACCAAATTTTATGACCAGGAGATTTTATTCCAATTTGTTTTAACATATCTATAGATCCAACATTCACAGAAATGTCATGTTTAATAACCTCATTTAATGTTTGATCATCAATTATATCAGCTGTAAAAATAATGTCCTGATTGATTGTAGAAACATATCCTGCACATAATCCTCTTCTTATTTCACCAAACGAAACAGCGTCAATTTTAACATTGTATTTTTTTAATAAACTTAAAATATGAATATTTGAACAAGATTTTTGTGCAAAACGAATTGTATCAAATTTCTGTAATTCCTTAATTTTTTTTAAAATCACATTAAAATTATACATCCATAAAGGTGTGCCGTATTTAGAAATCATATCTATAACATCATTAAAATTGAAAATATTTTTTTTTCGTAATAAGTTAGACACACTTTTTCCTTCTATAAAATAATAAGTTTATTTTGAAACTTAAATAATTTATTAAAAAATTAAAAAAATACATTCATATTCATTTAATAAATATTCTATAAAATAAATAATTTAATTCTTTAAATTACACCGAAGGTTTAAGAGTAGGAAAAAAAATTACATCACGGATGCTTTTTTGATTAGTTAATAACATAATTAATCTATCAATTCCTATTCCTAATCCAGATGTAGGCGGTAAACCATGTTCTAATGCAGTTATATAATCTTTATCATAAAATATATTATCTACATTATTAACATTATTCGTATTCTTTTCACAAAATTGCATTAAAAACCTATTACGTTGATCGTCAGAATCATTTAATTCTGAAAATCCATTGGAAATTTCATAACCAGCAATAAATAATTCAAATCGATCAGCAATATCTTTATCAAAATCGTTTCTACGAGATAATGGAGATACTTCTATTGGATAATCTAAAATAAAAGTAGGTTGAATTAATTTTTTTTCAACCGTTTTATTAAAAATTTCTATAATTAGTTTTGAAATACTTAATTCCTTGTCAGCATTAATTCCTAATTGATTAGCAATTTTTTGTACTCTTGATTTATCATTTAGATCTAATAACTTAATATTGGAATTATATTTTAATATTGCTTCTTTAAGAGAATATCTAACAAATTTATTTTCAAAATTAATCATATCACAATCATATTTTATTTTATATTTACCAATAATTTTTTTTATTAACATCCTTAATAATTCTTCAGTGAATGTCATCATATCATTATGATCTGAATATGCCATATATACTTCCATCATAGTAAATTCAGGATTATGACGAGTAGATATTCCTTCATTACGAAAACTTTTACTAATTTCAAAAATTCGATTAAATCCTCCAATAACTAATCTTTTTAAATATAGTTCAGGAGAAATTCTTAAATATAAATTCATTTCTAAAGAATTATGATGAGTAACAAATGGACGAGCGGAAGCGCCACCAGGAATATTTTGTAATATAGGTGTTTCTACTTCTAAAAAATTTTTATTAAGCATAAATTCTCTAATATAAATAAAAACTAAAGATCTTATTCTAAAAATAGAATATAATTTTCTATTACTTATCAAATCTAAATATCTTTTTCTATAACGAGTTTCTTTATCTAATAATCCATGAAATTTACTTGGTAAAGGTTTTAATGCTTTTGTCAATAATTCTATCTTAATACAATGAATAGATAACTCACCAGTCCGTGTTTTAAATAAAATACCTTCTACACCTAAAATATCACCCAAATCCAATTTTTTTACATCGTTGCTATACAATTCCGAAAAACTACTACTTTTATTTACATATAATTGAATTTCGCCTTCACTATCTTTTAATACAAAAAAAGAACTTTTACCCATAATACGTTTATTTAAAATTCTACCCGCTACACTCACTAAAACATTTAACTCATTCAATTCTTCACGAGTACAACCTTTATATTTTAACAATAAACTTAAAAAATCATCCTTAGGTTTAAAATTATTCGGGAAATCATATCCTAATCTTTTTACATAATTTAATTTTTTTATTCTTTCTAGTTCTTCATTAACTAACATACTAATATATTACCTATCTAATTAAAATATTTCTATTTAAAAATAAATTTTTTAAATAAATTTATTATAATCCATTTTTTAAACTAGATTCAATAAATAGATCTAAATCCCCATTTAAAACCGATTGAATATTTTTATTTTCTATACCTGTCCTCAAATCTTTAATCCGTGAATCATCTAATACATATGAACGTATTTGATTTCCCCATCCTATATCTAGTTTAGTCTTATTTAAAAATTTTTGTTTATTCTTTTTTTCATTAAGTATTCTTTCATATAATTTTGATTTTAACTGTTTAATTGCTTGATCTTTATTTTTATGTTGAGACCGGTCATTTTGACATTGAACTACGATACCTGTAGGGAGATGTTTTATTCTAACCGCTGATTCAGTTTTATTCACGTGTTGTCCTCCAGATCCTGAAGCACGATAAACATCAATTTTTAAATCACTTATATTTATATTAACATCAATAGAATCATCAACAACAGGATAAACATATACAGAAGAAAAAGATGTATGTCTCATATTATGTGTATTAAAAGGACTTTTTCTCACTAATCGATGTATACCAGTTTCTGTTCGAAACCAGCCAAAAGCATAGTCTCCTAAAATCTGAACAGTAACAGATTTTATTCCAGCAATTTCACCGTATGACTTATTAATAATATTAGTTTTAAAACCTTTTGAATCAGCCCATCGTATATACATACGCAGTAACATACTTGCCCAATCTTGTGCTTCAATACCACCAGATCCAGATTGAATATCTAGATAACAATTTAAATAATCATTTTTATTTAAAAACATACTATTTATTTCTAATTCATGAATTTGTTTTTCTAAATTATTCAACTCATATGAAAAACTACCTAATATATCTTTATCACTATTCCATGTTTCTAACTTTAAAATATCACATAACTCTTTCAAGTCATGATCTATTTTATCAATTTTACCAACTATTAAAAATAATCGACTCCTTTCTTGATTGAGAAATTTAATTAAATTTAAATTTTTCCAAGTTTTAGGAAGTTCTAATTTTAAATTAATTTCTAATAATCTATCTTTTTTATTTCTATAATCAAAGACACCTCTTTAAACTAATTAATCTACTAAGCATAGTTTTTATACAATCGTCAATTATTACATTTTTTTCTAACATAAAAACCTCTTGTTACATTTTAAATTTCTTATATAAATAAAAATTTAAAAAATAAATAATATTCTTTATACTATTCTATAGTAAATTTTTATTAATTTATTTTCTAAAATAAAAAAACTAAATATAAAATTATTTATTATAAAATACATTTTAACTGATAAATAAAAATAATAACTTCACTATGTATCTATATATAATTTAATATTATAGATCATTGAAAATTTATGATACAACTAAGACTTTTATATGAAAAAAAATATATACGATTTAATTAATTCTAAAAAAATAACATTAACATTTTTAAAAGATTGGACCTTCATAACAATCACTGGAAAAGATTGCTTACGTTACTTACAAAATCAATTTACATATAATCTGTACTTACTAAAACAAAATCAGCATGTAATATGTGCTCACTGCTCAATAAATGGCAAAGTACTTAGTGTTTTTCATCTATTTATGTATGATCAAGGGTACGCATATATACAAAAAAAAAGTATTTCTAAACTACAAGTTAATGAACTAAAGAAATATTCTATTTTTTCTAATATAAATATATGCCAAAACCGTGACACATTATTAATAGGATTAATTGGAGCCTGTGTTAATGAAAAATTATCTAAAATTTTAAAAAACTTGCCTGATAAAAAAAGTTTTAATCATCAAGAAAAAAATATTACTGTGCTTAAATTTCACAAACCCTACGATAGATTTTTAATAATTATTAAAAAAAATAATTCCATTTTAAAAAAAATATTAAAATTAACAAATGAAATATATCATAACAATATTTGGCTAGCATTAAACATAATGTCTGGATTTCCTAATATTAATCATATAACTTACAAAAAATTTTTTCCACAATCACTTAATCTAGAAAAATTAAATGCACTTGACCTAAAAAAAGGATGTTTCTATGGACAAGAAATGATAGCCAAAGTACATTTTAAAAAACTTAACAAATATCAATTATACTGGTTAATTGGAAATGCATATCCAAAACCAAAAATAGGAGATAATCTTATATTAAAATATAACAAAAACAATTATAATTGTGGTTCAATTTTATCCACAGTTAATATTTCTAATTCTAAATTATGGATACAAGCAATACTAAAAAAAAACACAAATTATAAAAATAATTTTGTCAGAATAAAAAATAATATAAATAGCTTCTTTTATATAAAAAATAGCACATATAACATACAATCATAGTAATTATTAAAATAAATTGTTAAAAATAAAGATAAAAAACCATATCTTATCTTAAAAATATACAAAACTATTTTATATATTTAAAAAACACCAATAACTATAAATATACTATTTTAAAAATAAATATTATGAAGAACAATAAGATATATATAAAAACATGGGGTTGTCAAATGAACGAATACGATTCATCCATGATAACTCAATTATTAGAACAAAAACATGGATATACAACTACAAAATATTCTAACTTAGCTGACATATTAATATTAAACACTTGTTCTATAAGACATAACGCACAAGAAAAAGTATTTCACCAAATAGGAAGATGGAAAAAATTAAAACAAAAAAATCCAAATTTAATAATTGCTGTAGGAGGTTGTGTAGCAACCCAAGAAGGTAAAAATATATATAAACGTGCTAATTATGTAGACATAGTTTTTGGCACACAAACTTTACATCATTTACCTAAAATGATAGAAAAAATAAAAAAATCTCAAAAACATATTACTGATATTTCTTTTCCATTAACAGAAAAATTCAACTTTATACAATACCCTAAAAACCCTAAAGTCACATCTTTTGTATCAATTATGGAAGGATGTAATAAATTTTGTTCTTTTTGTATAGTCCCATATACTAGAGGACATGAAATTAGTCGACCTGTAGATGATATTTTATTAGAAATATCTAATTTATCAAATAAAGGAGTAAAAGAAATTCATTTACTCGGACAAAATGTAAACTCATACAAAGGAAAAACTTTTAATGGAAATATTTGTAAATTTTCAGAACTGTTAAAATTAGTTGCATCTATTAAAGGAATTTATAGAATAAGATTTACAACTAGTAATCCATTTGAATTTACAGATGATATTATTAATGTATACTCTAAAATTCCTGAAATAGTTAGTTTTCTTCATTTACCTATTCAAAGTGGCTCTAATAAAATACTCAAGTTAATGAAAAGAACACATACTACAAATGAATACAAAGAAATTATAAAAAAAATTACTAAAGCACGTCCTAATATTCAAATTAGTTCAGACTTCATTGTTGGTTTTCCAGGAGAAACATCATCAGATTTCGAAAAAACCTTAAAAATAATTCAAGAAATTAATTTTGATATGAGTTATAGTTTTATTTACTCTCCGAGACCAGGAACACCTGCTACAGAACTAGAAGATAACACTACACTACAAGAAAAAAAAGAAAGATTATATATACTCCAAAAACTAATCAATAAAAATACAATAAATTGGAACAATAAAATGCTAGACAGTGTTCAATCAGTATTAGTAGAAGGATCATCTAAAAAAAATTCACAAGAATTATTTGGACGAACAGAAAATAACAGAATAGTAAATTTCAAAGGGAACAAAAAAATGATTGGTCAATTTATAAATTTAACAATAACAAAAATAAATCCTAATTCTTTAAGAGGTGAGTACATAAAAAATAATAATTAAACATTACTATCTTAAAAATATAAATTCATTATTTCAAAAACATATTTACACTTCATTTTATAAATGAAATTTAACTCTAAAAAATGAAAAATAAAATTATTTTAAATATACAAACAGCCAGTAAAGTACTAACATCCTTTCCACCAAAACATCAATATCTCAAATGGATACAATCCAGTTTAAAAAATACAAAAAACGATAATATTAAAATTTTAATAAGATTGGTAGAAAAATCAGAAATAAAATTCTTAAATAATAAATTTAGAAAAAAAAATAATGTAACAAACATACTATCATTTTCATATATTAATGATAAAATAATAAAATCTAATTATATAGGAGACTTAATTGTTTGTGGAGAAGTAATAGAAAGAGAAGCAATAAAAAAAAAAATAAGCACAGAATCACATTGGGCTCATAT encodes the following:
- the lysA gene encoding diaminopimelate decarboxylase, which produces MISKYGTPLWMYNFNVILKKIKELQKFDTIRFAQKSCSNIHILSLLKKYNVKIDAVSFGEIRRGLCAGYVSTINQDIIFTADIIDDQTLNEVIKHDISVNVGSIDMLKQIGIKSPGHKIWLRINPKFGHGHSKKTNTGGENSKHGIWDVSSALPYIKKYSLKLCGLHMHIGSGVDYIYLEKACKTMVNYVLKFNLNIRSISAGGGLMIPYRCNDASIDIKKYFKIWDNSRKLISNYLNRSIKLEIEPGRFLVAESGILVSTVYAIKKTSTKTFILIDAGFNDLMRPVMYGSYHYISVIPKDGRFLDENDTTDVVVGGPLCESGDVFTQNEYGDIETRKLPNVKLGDYLIFHDVGAYGASMSSIYNSRPLIPEILFKNNKFRVIRRRQTIEELLELEINSC
- the lysS gene encoding lysine--tRNA ligase; the encoded protein is MLVNEELERIKKLNYVKRLGYDFPNNFKPKDDFLSLLLKYKGCTREELNELNVLVSVAGRILNKRIMGKSSFFVLKDSEGEIQLYVNKSSSFSELYSNDVKKLDLGDILGVEGILFKTRTGELSIHCIKIELLTKALKPLPSKFHGLLDKETRYRKRYLDLISNRKLYSIFRIRSLVFIYIREFMLNKNFLEVETPILQNIPGGASARPFVTHHNSLEMNLYLRISPELYLKRLVIGGFNRIFEISKSFRNEGISTRHNPEFTMMEVYMAYSDHNDMMTFTEELLRMLIKKIIGKYKIKYDCDMINFENKFVRYSLKEAILKYNSNIKLLDLNDKSRVQKIANQLGINADKELSISKLIIEIFNKTVEKKLIQPTFILDYPIEVSPLSRRNDFDKDIADRFELFIAGYEISNGFSELNDSDDQRNRFLMQFCEKNTNNVNNVDNIFYDKDYITALEHGLPPTSGLGIGIDRLIMLLTNQKSIRDVIFFPTLKPSV
- the prfB gene encoding peptide chain release factor 2 (programmed frameshift) yields the protein MLEKNVIIDDCIKTMLSRLISLRGVFDYRNKKDRLLEINLKLELPKTWKNLNLIKFLNQERSRLFLIVGKIDKIDHDLKELCDILKLETWNSDKDILGSFSYELNNLEKQIHELEINSMFLNKNDYLNCYLDIQSGSGGIEAQDWASMLLRMYIRWADSKGFKTNIINKSYGEIAGIKSVTVQILGDYAFGWFRTETGIHRLVRKSPFNTHNMRHTSFSSVYVYPVVDDSIDVNINISDLKIDVYRASGSGGQHVNKTESAVRIKHLPTGIVVQCQNDRSQHKNKDQAIKQLKSKLYERILNEKKNKQKFLNKTKLDIGWGNQIRSYVLDDSRIKDLRTGIENKNIQSVLNGDLDLFIESSLKNGL
- the ygfZ gene encoding tRNA-modifying protein YgfZ; its protein translation is MKKNIYDLINSKKITLTFLKDWTFITITGKDCLRYLQNQFTYNLYLLKQNQHVICAHCSINGKVLSVFHLFMYDQGYAYIQKKSISKLQVNELKKYSIFSNINICQNRDTLLIGLIGACVNEKLSKILKNLPDKKSFNHQEKNITVLKFHKPYDRFLIIIKKNNSILKKILKLTNEIYHNNIWLALNIMSGFPNINHITYKKFFPQSLNLEKLNALDLKKGCFYGQEMIAKVHFKKLNKYQLYWLIGNAYPKPKIGDNLILKYNKNNYNCGSILSTVNISNSKLWIQAILKKNTNYKNNFVRIKNNINSFFYIKNSTYNIQS
- the miaB gene encoding tRNA (N6-isopentenyl adenosine(37)-C2)-methylthiotransferase MiaB — protein: MKNNKIYIKTWGCQMNEYDSSMITQLLEQKHGYTTTKYSNLADILILNTCSIRHNAQEKVFHQIGRWKKLKQKNPNLIIAVGGCVATQEGKNIYKRANYVDIVFGTQTLHHLPKMIEKIKKSQKHITDISFPLTEKFNFIQYPKNPKVTSFVSIMEGCNKFCSFCIVPYTRGHEISRPVDDILLEISNLSNKGVKEIHLLGQNVNSYKGKTFNGNICKFSELLKLVASIKGIYRIRFTTSNPFEFTDDIINVYSKIPEIVSFLHLPIQSGSNKILKLMKRTHTTNEYKEIIKKITKARPNIQISSDFIVGFPGETSSDFEKTLKIIQEINFDMSYSFIYSPRPGTPATELEDNTTLQEKKERLYILQKLINKNTINWNNKMLDSVQSVLVEGSSKKNSQELFGRTENNRIVNFKGNKKMIGQFINLTITKINPNSLRGEYIKNNN
- the ybeY gene encoding rRNA maturation RNase YbeY, with the protein product MKNKIILNIQTASKVLTSFPPKHQYLKWIQSSLKNTKNDNIKILIRLVEKSEIKFLNNKFRKKNNVTNILSFSYINDKIIKSNYIGDLIVCGEVIEREAIKKKISTESHWAHIIIHGILHLLGYTHSNITNREKMESLETKIMQSLNYKNPYSNIKKLIY